GTCTATTATTGCGTACGGCGTGGGCTTTGGCTGGATCGCAGTCCACGATTCCGAGAGCTGGAAGGCCGGTGTTGGCCTCTATATGCAGGGGTTGATTTCGTACCAAGTCACCACCACGTACTGGGCCGCGGCGTTTCCTTCTCTCGCGCGGAATACAAAGCATCTCCGGGATTCCCAGGCAGGGTATAAAAACGGAGAGATATCTCAGCAGGAACTACATCAACGAGATGACCTAGAGCGCAGCAGGCTGAGCAACGTTGCCCTCTGGCTCCAATCCATCGTTGAGGTCTTTCTCCTGGCTGTTATTATTGGCGTCATGTTTGGCCTCCACGTTAACGACAGCGAGGCGAAGAATAACTGGGGTTTATCGGTGCTTATTACCCTATCAACGGCTTTCTGGCTGGTGTTTTCGGTGCCTTGGTTTGTTCTTGAAAAGACACGTCCCGGATTACAGATTCCATCTGGGAAGAGTGCTCTGGTCGTCGGCTTTTGGCAGCTATACACGGCGTTTACACAAGTGTGGAAGTTGAAACAAAGCCTCATCTTCCTTGTCGGATACTTCTTTTTAGGAGACTCACTAAACACAAGTGTGACAGTTTTTTACACACTCCAAAACAAAGTCGTCAGCTACAACACCCTTACACTAACATACTTGCTACTGCTTAACGTGGTCTGTCAAGTGATAGGTGTCGGTGCATATTGGTTCATTCAGAAACGGCTTCGCCTGAGTATAAAGCCCATGCTAAACGCAATCCTTGTATTCACAGTTTTGCTGGCCACTTGGGGTATGATTGGGAACTGGTCGAATAAGTTTGGGTTCCATACTGTTTGGGAAGTATGGCTCTTCCAGGTATTCCTCGGCCTCTTCATCTCCCCCTGGTACAGCTATGCACAAATTGCGATTAGTTCTGTGACCCCCCGTGGCCACGagtttctcttcttttcgaTATTTAACATCGTCGGCAAGGCTTCTAGCGTCATTGGACCGCTAATTAGCAGTGCCATTATCGACGCCACGCCGGGAGGCTCTAATACTAGCGCCCCATTCTACTTTCTGTTTGCGCTGAGTCTGGTTAGTGCGGTGGGAATTTGGAGGTTTCTGGACTTGGAGGAGAGTGCCAGAGAGCAGGAGCGCTTCCTTGCGGATGAAAATGCGCGCGTTCATGGCGTTGCGAGTGCCGCTGGTGCGAATGGCAGCATACGGGGGCTATCAATACCGCCATGACGGCCGGTAT
The DNA window shown above is from Metarhizium brunneum chromosome 1, complete sequence and carries:
- the ATG22_1 gene encoding Autophagy-related protein 22: MSPFRYDDAKMTEDNTSTVALAPANDEESETAGPEGAQEPRQVVMPALQPGEIPTTTTWEIRSWYMYYVGCNGIGPYNFAPTAFQNLLSQAAVDSKLYFAGRERDINSIVLLCNGISFAIQIVLFLAIGAYADFGTGRRWVLLVWSIIAYGVGFGWIAVHDSESWKAGVGLYMQGLISYQVTTTYWAAAFPSLARNTKHLRDSQAGYKNGEISQQELHQRDDLERSRLSNVALWLQSIVEVFLLAVIIGVMFGLHVNDSEAKNNWGLSVLITLSTAFWLVFSVPWFVLEKTRPGLQIPSGKSALVVGFWQLYTAFTQVWKLKQSLIFLVGYFFLGDSLNTSVGAYWFIQKRLRLSIKPMLNAILVFTVLLATWGMIGNWSNKFGFHTVWEVWLFQVFLGLFISPWYSYAQIAISSVTPRGHEFLFFSIFNIVGKASSVIGPLISSAIIDATPGGSNTSAPFYFLFALSLVSAVGIWRFLDLEESAREQERFLADENARVHGVASAAGANGSIRGLSIPP